Proteins encoded in a region of the Diospyros lotus cultivar Yz01 chromosome 9, ASM1463336v1, whole genome shotgun sequence genome:
- the LOC127810627 gene encoding putative late blight resistance protein homolog R1A-10 has translation MADAAVEFLLLNLKQLLVYNADLILNVKEHVESLYNQFSMFKAFLKDSSEKRNDYEIVKELVRQIRAIVYKSEDLIDTFVAHTAFQRSRGPVARLIHGIDYSAKLRGLAREIQSIREKVDEIYRKQSFGLEALQLRETSGRGSPEKKAPVVEEENVVGFDEVAEEVIDGLNAGGKEEVEVVAVIGMGGLGKTTLARKIFTDPAIEFEFYIRAWVYVSQDYNRKEVFLGILSSLDMLADEMHRWSAEKLADELRVILQRGRYLVVLDDVWTKGAWDDLKMAFPKNNNKSRILLTSRNNEVAIHATDRNPYLLRFLNDDESWELLEKKVFRKEKCPPELKDLGRGIAKECGGLPLAIVVIAGLLMKKEKTCDWWEKVAKRVSSYVARDPKQCMDILALSYNYLPYHLKACFLYLGVFPEDYEIPVWKLIQLWVAEGFIQQVGEIRLEDTAEEQLEDLVDRNLLLVEKRRSDGGIKTCRIHDMLRNLCLREATEEQFLHDIKGSIEVPGLPFTPIINQYRRLCIHSRVLDYISSKPSDPHVRSFLCFPVEETELCREYTSFIHEAFKLLRVLDIGSVRLSLFPVKMKELVHLRYIALYGNFEVLPDSISDLWNLQTIIIETSSRNLKVKADIWRMLQLRHIHTNASCRLHGPPANVRKDGKDPLVRSNLQTISALSPESCTGDILARTPNLKKLGIRGKLAVLLEEKGGRNMFDNLTQLDHLVALKLLNDTFPNPPCGGTLPQLYKFPPNLKKLTLADTLVDWQHMSTLGMLPKLEVLKLKNNAFRGKCWQTQDGGFRRLRFLQIGKTDLVNWEASSHHFPRLQRLILKYCEKLQEVPSGLGDVSSLHVLELHHASRTAVASAKEIQKQKHELHQGLKLLVYPPEP, from the coding sequence ATGGCCGACGCTGCTGTCGAATTTCTGCTGCTGAACCTCAAACAGCTTCTGGTTTACAACGCCGATCTGATTCTTAATGTCAAAGAGCACGTCGAATCCCTATACAACCAGTTCAGCATGTTCAAGGCCTTCCTCAAGGATTCGTCCGAGAAGCGCAACGATTACGAGATCGTCAAAGAGCTGGTCAGGCAGATCCGAGCCATCGTCTACAAATCCGAAGACCTAATCGACACCTTCGTGGCACACACCGCCTTTCAGAGGTCCAGGGGCCCCGTGGCCAGGCTCATTCACGGCATCGACTATTCAGCGAAGCTTCGCGGCCTGGCCAGGGAGATCCAGTCCATCCGGGAGAAAGTCGACGAGATTTACCGGAAACAGTCGTTCGGATTGGAGGCTTTGCAGCTCCGCGAGACCTCCGGCCGGGGATCACCTGAGAAGAAGGCTCCGGTCGTCGAGGAAGAGAATGTCGTAGGGTTCGACGAAGTGGCCGAGGAGGTGATTGATGGATTGAATGCTGGAGGGAAAGAGGAGGTTGAAGTTGTGGCTGTGATTGGAATGGGGGGTTTAGGTAAGACCACTTTGGCTAGAAAAATCTTTACCGATCCTGCAATTGAGTTTGAATTCTATATCCGAGCTTGGGTTTATGTTTCTCAAGATTACAATCGGAAAGAGGTTTTCCTAGGGATTTTGAGTTCGCTGGATATGCTAGCTGATGAAATGCATAGATGGAGTGCCGAAAAGCTCGCCGATGAGCTGAGGGTGATTTTGCAGCGTGGAAGATACTTAGTTGTGCTGGATGATGTGTGGACAAAAGGGGCTTGGGATGACCTCAAAATGGCCTTCCCCAAGAACAATAATAAAAGTAGGATATTGTTAACAAGTCGGAACAATGAAGTTGCGATCCATGCCACCGATAGGAATCCTTACTTGCTGCGCTTTCTGAACGACGATGAGAGTTGGGAGTTACTTGAAAAGAAGGTTTTCCGGAAAGAAAAATGCCCGCCAGAGCTGAAGGATCTGGGGAGGGGAATTGCAAAGGAATGTGGCGGCTTGCCACTAGCAATTGTGGTGATTGCAGGGCTTCtgatgaagaaagagaaaacctGTGACTGGTGGGAGAAGGTTGCTAAAAGGGTGAGTTCTTACGTTGCTAGAGACCCTAAGCAATGCATGGACATTCTAGCTCTGAGTTACAACTACTTGCCCTATCACTTGAAGGCCTGTTTCCTGTATTTGGGAGTCTTCCCAGAGGACTATGAGATCCCCGTGTGGAAGCTGATCCAATTGTGGGTGGCTGAGGGATTTATCCAGCAGGTTGGGGAAATAAGATTGGAGGATACAGCGGAGGAACAGTTGGAGGATCTTGTTGACAGGAACTTATTGTTGGTTGAGAAGAGGAGGTCTGATGGGGGAATCAAAACGTGTCGCATTCATGATATGCTGCGAAATCTATGCTTAAGAGAAGCTACAGAGGAGCAGTTTCTCCACGACATTAAAGGTTCCATTGAAGTTCCCGGTTTGCCTTTCACCCCTATCATCAACCAATATCGCCGTCTTTGTATCCATTCCCGTGTTCTGGACTATATCTCTTCAAAACCTTCTGATCCACATGTGCGCTCTTTCTTGTGCTTCCCCGTTGAAGAAACAGAGTTGTGCAGAGAGTATACTTCTTTCATCCATGAAGCCTTTAAATTGCTCAGGGTGTTGGATATAGGGTCGGTCAGACTCTCCCTTTTCCCTGTCAAGATGAAAGAACTAGTTCATTTGAGGTATATTGCCCTCTACGGTAATTTTGAGGTGCTTCCCGATTCAATCTCTGACCTATGGAACCTTCAAACGATTATCATTGAAACATCATCGCGAAACCTGAAGGTCAAAGCTGATATTTGGAGAATGTTGCAACTGAGACATATACACACAAATGCATCATGTCGTTTGCACGGCCCTCCAGCTAATGTTCGAAAGGATGGGAAAGACCCTCTGGTAAGGAGCAACCTGCAAACTATTTCTGCACTGTCCCCTGAAAGTTGTACTGGAGATATTCTAGCGAGGACTCCCAACCTCAAGAAACTAGGAATACGCGGCAAATTAGCTGTGCTCCTGGAGGAAAAGGGAGGCCGCAACATGTTCGATAACCTTACCCAGCTGGATCACCTTGTGGCTTTGAAGCTGTTGAATGACACATTCCCTAATCCTCCTTGCGGCGGTACCCTCCCCCAACTGTACAAATTCCCACCAAACCTGAAGAAGCTAACTTTGGCAGATACCCTTGTGGACTGGCAGCATATGTCTACACTGGGGATGTTGCCTAAGCTTGAGGtgttgaaattgaaaaacaatgCCTTTAGGGGAAAATGCTGGCAAACACAGGATGGAGGCTTTCGGAGACTTAGATTCCTACAGATTGGGAAGACCGATTTAGTGAACTGGGAGGCTTCAAGTCATCACTTCCCTAGACTTCAACGTCTCATTCTCAAGTACTGTGAAAAACTACAAGAAGTGCCTTCGGGCCTGGGTGATGTATCTTCACTTCATGTCTTAGAGCTGCATCATGCCTCCCGTACTGCTGTGGCTTCTGCCAAGGAAATTCAGAAGCAAAAGCATGAACTGCACCAAGGCCTCAAGCTCCTTGTGTATCCTCCAGAACCATAA
- the LOC127809947 gene encoding putative late blight resistance protein homolog R1A-10 isoform X7 encodes MAEIAVNSLMENLKQLSNSKMFMILRGKDQIESLYNNLGLLRTFLQNQDQKLHEHKELKNLERRIRDVVYATENTIDGIVFDAILKKKSENMGLTSHRIKAKKKMKRNGIRLIFDNSLNIDYVKEEINAIKREVIEIHEKESYNMRTLDVGNLPKASMPKWEEEEMVGFVEEVSIILKELVGERKQLEVISIVGMAGLGKTTLAKRVYNDPLVKYHFAIRGWAYVSQEYNKGDFLLCLLSSFCQDANDIRQMSENELAQMLYKCLKGKLYFIVMDDIWDGKVWTDLMNCFPNDNNGSRILFTSRQEDVALHANPRKPPLFLRFLNDNESWDLLQNKAFGRKETCPPELMEVGQKIAHKCQGLPLAIIVVAGILASKEKRRDCWNQVEETMNSWIAGDPQLWMKTLSLSYSYLPYHLKPCFLYFGVFSEDFQIPVSRLIWLWVSEGFVHEMEGKSLEDVAEEYLMDLISRSLVLVSVRGFDNAIEACVIHDLVRDFCQRKAEEDCFLLNVSHQDFLLGARRLIIHRPNFKRIFSIPPSLHVRSFVCTRSWVWGKIAHLEFLSESFRLVKVLDMNSIVFYEYPSGIELLLLLKYVAFSLRLVGQGTIPDSIWDLQNLETLIIQTKWTPVSMLVILPKFTNKMVSLRHLCLTGTAIYKIVAPVPFLLKDLQTLSLVDPGSWKDFLAMTPHLRNLGFRGNMVRNKCLTFPDLDFLNHLQQLKLSNTGTSWFSNELGSMKLPTNLKKLTLEGTYLKWEELLRLSELVPNLESLNLSRGGCSGRQWEVNDVVFPKLKFLKFFRLHVKEWIVCDGQFPSLQHFALDECFLLEEVPSEIGNILTLEMIEVRNCKPCVENSVRQIVEEQKSMGKTLVCKIF; translated from the coding sequence ATGGCTGAAATTGCAGTCAATTCTCTTATGGAGAATTTGAAGCAGTTATCAAATAGCAAGATGTTTATGATTCTTAGAGGGAAGGATCAAATTGAATCTCTTTACAACAATCTTGGACTTTTGAGAACTTTCCTTCAAAATCAGGACCAGAAGCTTCACGAGCACAAGGaattgaaaaatttggagaGACGAATTAGAGATGTGGTGTATGCGACAGAAAATACCATTGACGGGATTGTATTTGATGCTATCTTGAAGAAGAAGTCCGAGAACATGGGCCTTACCTCTCATAGgatcaaggcaaagaagaagatgaagaggaatGGAATTCGTTTGATCTTTGATAACTCATTAAACATCGACTATGTCAAGGAAGAGATTAATGCCATCAAGAGGGAGGTTATTGAAATTCATGAGAAAGAAAGTTATAACATGAGAACCTTGGACGTTGGAAATTTACCAAAAGCAAGTATGCCGAAGtgggaggaggaagaaatggTGGGTTTTGTTGAGGAGGTGAGCATCATATTAAAGGAGCTTGTTGGAGAAAGAAAGCAGCTAGAGGTTATTTCAATTGTTGGGATGGCTGGGCTAGGCAAGACCACTCTTGCTAAAAGAGTATATAATGATCCTCTTGTTAAATATCACTTTGCTATTCGTGGATGGGCATATGTTTCTCAAGAGTACAACAAGGGAGATTTTTTGCTTTGCCTCTTGAGTTCATTTTGTCAAGACGCAAATGACATTCGTCAAATGAGTGAAAACGAATTGGCCCAGATGTTGTACAAATGCTTAAAGGGAAAGTTATACTTTATTGTGATGGATGATATATGGGATGGCAAGGTCTGGACTGATTTGATGAACTGTTTTCCAAATGACAATAATGGAAGTAGAATTTTGTTTACTAGCCGACAGGAAGATGTGGCTTTGCATGCCAATCCTCGGAAACCCCCTCTTTTTCTACGATTTTTAAATGATAATGAGAGTTGGGATTTGTTACAAAACAAGGCATTTGGACGAAAAGAAACTTGTCCTCCAGAGCTCATGGAGGTAGGCCAAAAAATAGCACACAAATGCCAGGGATTGCCATTGGCAATTATTGTGGTGGCTGGAATTCTTGCAAGCAAAGAGAAAAGGCGTGATTGCTGGAATCAAGTTGAGGAAACCATGAATTCGTGGATAGCTGGGGATCCACAactatggatgaaaacactaTCACTGAGTTACTCGTACTTGCCTTATCACTTGAAGCCGTGCTTTCTCTATTTTGGGGTATTTTCGGAGGACTTTCAAATCCCTGTTTCAAGATTGATTTGGTTGTGGGTTTCTGAGGGATTTGTTCATGAGATGGAGGGAAAAAGCTTGGAGGATGTAGCAGAGGAGTACTTGATGGATCTAATTAGTAGAAGCCTTGTATTAGTTTCTGTAAGAGGGTTTGACAATGCTATTGAAGCCTGTGTTATCCATGATTTGGTGCGTGACTTTTGCCAAAGAAAGGCTGAGGAAGATTGTTTCCTGTTGAATGTTTCTCATCAGGATTTTTTGTTGGGTGCACGTCGTCTGATCATTCATCGTCCAAATTTTAAACGTATTTTCTCAATCCCTCCTTCACTGCATGTCCGCTCATTTGTGTGCACTCGGTCATGGGTTTGGGGTAAAATAGCACATCTTGAATTCCTTTCTGAAAGTTTCAGACTTGTTAAGGTTTTGGACATGAATTCAATTGTGTTTTATGAGTACCCCAGTGGGATAGAACTACTACTACTATTGAAGTACGTGGCCTTTTCTCTTCGGTTGGTTGGACAAGGAACCATCCCAGATTCAATATGGGACCTTCAGAATTTGGAAACTCTTATCATTCAAACTAAATGGACGCCTGTATCTATGTTAGTTATTCTTCCTAAATTTACAAACAAGATGGTGAGCTTGAGGCATCTCTGTCTTACTGGGACAGCAATTTATAAAATAGTTGCCCCAGTTCCTTTCTTATTGAAAGACCTACAAACTCTGTCATTGGTAGATCCAGGGTCTTGGAAAGATTTCCTTGCAATGACTCCACATCTTAGGAACCTCGGGTTTAGGGGGAACATGGTACGGAACAAGTGTTTGACATTTCCTGATCTAGACTTTCTAAACCACCTCCAACAATTGAAGTTGTCTAATACTGGAACTTCTTGGTTCTCAAATGAGTTGGGAAGTATGAAATTGCCCACAAATCTTAAGAAGCTGACTCTGGAGGGGACCTATTTGAAGTGGGAGGAACTATTGCGTCTGAGTGAGTTAGTCCCCAACCTGGAGTCTCTCAATTTGTCAAGGGGTGGCTGTAGTGGACGACAGTGGGAAGTAAATGATGTGGTGTTCCCCAAACTCAAATTCCTAAAATTCTTCCGCCTCCATGTCAAAGAGTGGATTGTTTGTGATGGCCAGTTTCCCAGCCTTCAGCATTTTGCCTTGGATGAATGCTTTTTGCTCGAAGAGGTACCATCTGAAATAGGGAACATATTGACATTAGAAATGATTGAGGTCCGGAACTGTAAACCCTGTGTTGAAAATTCTGTTAGGCAAATTGTGGAAGAGCAAAAAAGTATGGGAAAAACACTTGTGTGCAAAATATTCTGA